The sequence below is a genomic window from Wyeomyia smithii strain HCP4-BCI-WySm-NY-G18 chromosome 1, ASM2978416v1, whole genome shotgun sequence.
ccatttggcgggctcaAGTCAaccctctaaaaagcttcaataaatacttaaaaagtgtttataatcaTCCAtggtgattttaccgaagcccgtctagaaattaacttgggcgcTAGAAGGTCAAGTAGAATATAAATCTTTTAGGCTCTGTAAGGCATTTTCTATATTCAACACAGAGCCATATTAGAGATATGTTTCACGGCTTAACGGTTACTTGGAAGCACCGTTGCCATCTTAAAGGTAAtaccacatctgttcaactaaagaaccaaaaacgggacaaaatctctttattttaagtaccGACATCTAGCGGTAGAGAGAACGCAAATGTCGcaagcagtgctgtgtatagcgcgtcttATACTATGTTGCTATGTTAGGTCTaataaacggtacgagaaagAAATTATTGCCGTTAGTCAAGGAATTCGGATTCCaactccaacgaaaatatttaaGTAATTCAACTGGTTAAAATGGTATTAACAGTTGCAAGGTGTCGATTTTTAGTTTATTCATTTCTATTCATGTTGATTGTGAATGGTTACTAAATTTCCGCTCAaaaaatctcttgaatgcggtcctgtttAACATGCTTTTGATAAGTTTAGGATCACCCTTTTGTCtggtcattgaagcaaataaaaaatagatgttcgttgcatgttcaaactattggagctaACTGTttcaacgatgcactgtaaaatcaatatAGGATGGAATAGCGTAAAACGAATGCAAAAGGATAGGAtttgcagcagagttttgttcaaagttgcatatctgttctgtggtaATACTTGTACTTGTGGTAATTGTTttaccattgcacagtggttcgcccataggccaaacattaaaaaaaagttttttggttTTCTGTTTATAATCGATTTAATGGATCGGTTATGAACCTGAGAATGCAGAAAAGCTGTTTTTGTTGGCTTATTTTATGAACAGTTCACTTTTGAGCGCGAGATAAGTGAAGGTGTTTGACACTTGCAAAATCAGCTTCAGCAGTACGTGTTTTTTACATTGTGTATATATCCGCTTTGGAACAAATTCAATTGCTTCATCTGCTTATTTTCATCATGAACCTTTAGAAAATAGGTATGTTTTTGCTATTGCGGTGTTGTTTGAATAGGTATGTGCTAAACTGTAATCAAAATTAGTCGTAAGAGAGAACGTAGTAATAAAGTCAAAAAGCACCATTCATACTGGAAttcatgtaaacttttaaatgtgttCCGCGCGAGATTCTATCATCAAATTATTACCAAACGAAAGACTCAGGACTCAGGAAAGATTTCTCGAAGGTTCCATCTGCATATATTTGCATCCAAGTCGATGACAAGCGGCTCAAGATGGTTACTTTTTCGTTAGAATTTTATGTTTTCGGCATAGTTTCTTAGAAGGGTTGTGGTACATTCAGCTCaattttacaaatttgttctcaaacatttgtctatatccgaattttgatatttggtgttgGAATACGGGGGGTTTCTGAGacaatatcaaatttgtttGAAGTTTTTCCAATGGTAGAAATATcaaactttgatcgctttgagggttcacttaacaaaatccgattgagctgaaattttgcataggaaCTAGTTTTGAGAAGGCAAAGCTTTTGAAAGCTGtcgcattttgaaattcaatggtAAAACTTGTCCCTATATTCTATTGGCTCCCTATTATGTATGCATGATAATGGAAATaccagaaaattgaaacaagttggaTAATGGCAGTtccaaaaaagtttgttttagtCAAAAAACACCTAATTCTGTCGATTTCAAAAGTTTCCAAGAACAAtactgtacaaaaatgatttatgaccgccctCGCCATACAACTCGAACCATTGTGCATTGCTAGACTGACGAATATAAATATATTATGTAACTAGTTCACTTAATCATgtctcagaaaaaaatatgataaaaagaAGTTTTGTTTCTGTTCACCCCGCTGTTAGTCGCTCCGTTTCATGAAACCAAAAACATAAACTTGCTATAACTTTGAATAAAGCAAATATCGACCAGTAGACCAACTAAAAGAATTGAGTAGCATTACTTCTTTTCTTATTCCAGTCATTGGATTACTAAGTCAATTGGCAGATATCTCCAGAGTATTAGACAGATCGCATATTGCGAAAGTGAGTTTGGTAGAATCAATGCAGTCGTCTCGTTTATCGCATTTATCAAGATAACTTTCTGCCATGATATGTTTCTTTCTTTTCCACTATCGCGTGGACTCGACATTGTAAACTGCGTACCTACTAAGCAATGAAGTGCTGCACAAAATGCAGTTATATGcaactaaaatgaaaaaaaaaaaataaaaaaaaaataaatccactttggaaaattggaaaattaaattcaatttcGAACGAAACTCTCGAACGCCGGATTGCTGCTGCTGACATCCTGGCTTGCACGGAGACACAACCCGGGCAAGACGGCAATCGTATCCCAACCTAATGCAATCATCTAGTGCCATTGCACTGGTTTAGCGCTACAACGATGATGGCGCGTACGAACAGTTTCTCGATTGCCCTGCCGCCAACAGCGATTATTGTTATTCGCTATTTTTTCCTTCGAACTGCTCTATCCATCGAGCAGCGTGGGTGATTTCCAATCAATTCTATGCTTCCACAGACAGTTGTTGCACACCCGAAGGTAAATGTTACCATGGTAAAAGCTTCTGTACGCACTGTAATTAGGTTATTCAAACCAGTCAACTTTTATTGTCTGCTATCCCTAATCAGTTCGTCAGCATTAAGcatattttttggcacaaaCGAGTGTATTGTTCTACATTGAGTTTTATACCTCCAGATTGATGTGTCTAACCGGAgagtttttgttaattttaacCGTGATGGTTCGCTCATCGTCCGAATGCTTCCGAACCTCCGGCGCAAAAGGATCTTCACGCGGGCTTAACGTGAGCGAGGTGGAATCGGGATCAGCCTTCATATATTCCTCAACCGTTACGTAGTGCGGTCCACCATAGTAATCAAGTACAGCTATTTGAATAATGTCCAGTTTACATAGGAAAAAGTTATGGGctgcaagagaaaaaaaaagttaattcaGCTCTAAACTTCATCGTAGAACACTCACTATCCAGCCAATGTTTCGCGGCCGGATGTCGGCTGAACATGGCGTTGGTTCCAAACTGGTACTCATCGCTGCCCTCCACGACCTTGACAGCCCGGCCGGAAATCATAATTCGAGCACAGGTAGGCTCCATCGGGTCAATGCCTTGCTTGCTGCATTCGAGATCCTGATCCATTGACAGCAAAATCGTCAGTCGGTTGTCCTTGCTCAGATCCTGGGCGGTGTAGTCCAGCATCGTGAGATAGAAGTATAGCGTTCCGCTGGATTTCTCGCCCCGTGCGCTGTCAGCTGCAGCGATGATGTTCACCATCGGGTAGCCTTTGATGGCATCGACCGTGGAAAGGGATCCCATGGATACCCACTCTGCGTGGCAGGAAACGATAGGAGTTGAATTGAATGCGGAAAGTCAGCGGTTAAACTGCGATTAACTTCAGCAAAGGGTGatagaaacttgtttgatctTATGGAGCTTGTAGATGATATACACACTAGAATATGAGCaatgtgattttattttttttaatgttttgtttcATGTTAGATgacaaaaaatgttgaaaaatacaaaaaaaaaactgttcagATCTTTGAACGAAATAcatcagatttcaagcagaagTAATTGATGAATCACATAATTGAATTCAATCACCGGCATTTCGTAGGATAGAAATAATGTCGAACAGTTATCGTTATCACTTCACTgtttagaaatgaaaaaagcaGTGCAATTGCATAAAAGCCGGGCAACCATGCCAATTATAACTCAGTATTGTGGTTCAAAAGATTGCAATCATACGATATAAGGAAATTCAATGTTACATCTCAAGTAATTTCAGTTTGAAACGCACATTTGACCGACTTAGAATTACCATCCTTATACGATTTCTGGTTTGGTTGAAGCCAACGAAAGTCTGCTATCGTAAGACTAAAAATATCAGTCTACAGATAATAAGCGAAAGACTTTTCTGCACGTACGATTCGATTGTCTTATCTGATTCGTGTTCTGATTAACGTTTTCGTGATAGAGTATAATAAATATATGGCAAACCTAGAATAAATGTACgggttttgaaaattaaaaaaaattaatggactgatttttgaaaatttcaagcctattgttttttcataaccgcattacaaaaaaaaaaaccagtacAACAACCAAAATAGCCAAATGGTTACGAAGTTTAGTATAGCCGAcaaaacaaaaccattcaaatgataacattaaaaaaagatGATAccaaattcaaaatatataacATTCAAACGAAACTTACCGGCTTTGTGTACCAGATAACGCGCCATCTTGGCGTGTTCGGTATGCGGTGGAGGTCCACCCCTCTCTTCAATGTCATTGCTGTCCAGCTGGTTTCCGTCTCGAGCTGGCAGGAACACCATGGACGAGTCTGGAGGGCTTCGCGACTCTATTGCGCCAAATACTGTCAGTATTAGCAGACAAGCGAGCAGAATACCGCAAACGCGCAACATTTTAGCTAAATGAATGACCGCGGCTTGTTCCGGGGGCTGATCTAATCGATGGTAGACAATCTTCTCCACGGGTATTGAAGTGCTCACTAGCTGAAATAGATTAGTGGAGTTAGCAACGACTCGCCACCGCTATCACATCGGAGGGGATTAGTTTCGAGTGGCTATCGATGTAAGCCCTCGCAATATCTGACACTTTAAAAGTGATTAAAACCGAAACATAAACTATTGTGGTGTGATTCACTCCCATCGCAGCTTCGTATTTCGCTTTTTTGTTGCAAAGGCCACACTTTCCGCACTCAAAATGGTTGAATGACCGTTTTTGCATGGCTAAACTATGCATCAGAGGTCACAGAAATGATACTTCGCATTAAAACGCTTCCAAACCCTGTTATCTATCTGGTTTAACCCGACGCATAAAAAACAACGCAACTGGTGTTTATTTCACTACTGCACTGTGCGCTTTGTTTCTGCGCAAGACTTACTTGTAAAACACCCTGTTTTTTCCTTGTGCGCCAAGTGAATCTGGTTGGAATGAGATCGTCACACAGCCAATACACGTTCTAATAGGATAGAAGCTGCGAGTAAACTACGAACGAAACGAGCAAAGCCAGCtgttttttacttgctgaaacGATCAAAATGCAGCAGCGATAATAAAGGGAGAGAACGAATTATTAAACCGCGAGAGTATGAGAGCGAACTGACTTATCACAACACTGTTGGTTGTTTTGGTTGAGTCGCGCAAGCTTGGGTGGTTAAGTGACATGATAGTGACCTTTTAGAATCGTTGGATGTTGCCAAACTTCTAGATTTACCACTTTTTTAAGTTTTGAccatttccacaaaaaaaaggCAACCAATTTGAaggaccatttttgatttagctgaaactttacatagacgtttctataggcaaaagatgccatttgtgctattggtttaattttttggaacaagactcatttttaagaagctattgaaaatactattttgggaaggtattgatgattacgaatatttttagagccaaaacagtttgtttgatttgcatagtggcttcgacaaacttgtagataacaattttgtgaaaacaacatacactctgaaaaaaatgttaattttttgaaaagaaaaattgaaaattgattatctaaaaaagctcatttttcaaagatctgattttttttcatgaaagctacaaaagattaccttaaCAATTAAATGAGAaatggagaaatcaggaaaaaagttgtggtatttgaaaaaaaaatcaattatttttttcgagGTCATATCTTTTTTAgagaaacaaaattattatttacaacattGCCGaggacactatgccaatcaaacaaaccattttggctgtagaaatatttttaatttccaatagagcactctatgggaaattaaaataattaaaaatatttaaaaaaaattataactttttttcttgatttctccataatcggaccggtttcattgtttaggtaatcttttgtagttaaaaaaaaagtagattTTAAGAAAATGagttttaaataattaattgttagtttttcttttaaattttttttttcaaatataaataattttattagaGTATAAATTGTTTTAGGATAGATAAATTTATCAtatataactttgccgaagacgtcacaccgatcaaacaaaccgttcttgcgctcaaaatatttgtaatcatcaatacttttccgaaataacatttttcaatagcttctcaaaaatgagtcgtcttccaaaatattaaaccaatagcacaaaatggcattctTGTCCTATAGAAATATCTATgcgaagtttcagccaaataaaaaatgacaattaaaaaaaaataataaaactgggacattttttgtggaactggatggacttcctcactgcgaccagaatcgtagagctattgtgagatatgtccGGATATCTGCTGTAAtctcgcacttctattattagcaataccgctattgagaagtggcatgcttattattgttgttaatcagtgcttgtgtgtaatgtgatacgcTTTTACACGctaactgctctactataccgatgctcgttcctcttgccaaattttattggccagttttatttataaaagggacttgtttttgttaagaggaagtcacgcaatgGTGTTAtagatagggataccatctggtcgaagttagaaatcaggacaccttttctggGCACAAATTTAACTAAGTCATTCTATTCTTCGaagtatgagcaaatataacacttaatatttgatttactcaatttttctacgcggggatacgtacctTGTGGAAAAATGCGTTGATAAAGAAATCCGTGTATAAAAAcgcgtaatttgaaaatccTTCAATTTAAacatccgcgtgaaaaaaccgttaattcgaaaatccgtgtaGAGAAATACCTAGTAAAAAATCTGAGTGTATCTCTGACGATCCACTTTCATCGAACCACTTTGAAATATTACGCATAagcatctcccagctggtctcgaggtacgatgctggcctaacaagccagtcgtcgtaggttcgagtatcggctcgagagagactgttagtgtcagtaggatcgtagtgctagccccgcaattgtcctgtacactcaacagttggctgcgaagtctgtgtataataaacagaaggtcgagttccgatacggaatgtagcaccaaggctttgctttgtttttagatactttaaaaattcaacacacgttaactgtttcaacttaacttaacaaatgccagatgcttaatggtaacggtcaacgcgttaaagattctttttattactctagtgagattcaaccaatgaaaaatttcgatcgcagtgagcgttgcgacctgaaatcgaaaacacttattgagcaattttgaaaaattctgcttattgccacacgcaaaagttcaagctttaatcatccaatgtgtcctttcagttcgcacagaatttgctctgacttcgcacaaccaatgcgtggtacgcataacgcaaaagttgtataaagaatacattgacagagttcaaaatcaaaatatgtatcatatacacaaaaatcgtaatgtctcggtaaacttcggcttcgggcgaacgatcagtttcgacgcgctcaaaaaaccgttctttactttcgcgagccggtgcgtattaacggctcgtgcatccctaaaaatcgtcagcaaccgaaacagccaataagccttgttgccgcggaagttattgacgctagtgccagtaacgcagaaccgaatgcatgtgaatgaaaccagagtcataatgaaatgcaaaatgttttggactaatctcatgtttttgtttattgttaatgattgaatgatgttttcaaatgacctgattcatgaaagtgaatcgatcagacaataatttcttcaatggagtcagttcccaacttatcagtattgattgctggttgcactgttttaacgatgccaaccttctgaacatcggctgatgctttataagtgtagtggtttggagctgcgcaatacattcaaaatacgctagagcatcaaatgcgttatgcccaacgcacatgcgttgtactggtttcaattttaatcagtaaatgcgctaatttcgctcataaatgatctggttacgcacactccaacttttgcgtgcacaCAACAAAGTCAAATATCTCAAGAAAATCGAGACAgatgctaaaatataaaaaataaatcaggacgcccaaataggacttcaaaatcaggacatgtcctgctaaatcaggacggatggtatccctatttaTAGATTGCAGCGTAAAGAAAGGGTAAGttatggggagcctgagaatgaacccctaattaaagtccagttttgacatcgaatgacctgattctactaagattcgtaCCTACGACCTCTGTAACCCCGAGTTCAATGCTAATTTATCGATAGCTAtaatgaaaaatctgaaaaaacgaCAAATAACACAATGGTTGTATGCAAAGTCACGACCGCAAACTTGTCGTAGAACCACCGACGAACCGACGTGCCGTCCCATAcacttttcttgaaaatttttgatcCAAATTGCAAATTAAAATAAGTCAGAACAGTAACTCCATCTCTATAACGAATCGCTACCTATTTTTTACAGCCTCCACCCAGCTCCAcgctaaattaaaaaaacacgaaacgaagttgaacggacctttcgtagttttcatttactttgcacAGAAAAGGTGTAAACGAAAttaaaaagaaccaaaatatttgcaattgCGTTTCAAAAACTATTGCTCATGTGTAAATTATAATCCTAGAAAGTAATACAGATAAAAACCTACATTGCAATGCAAATAAAAACTTAAGTATATTTTACCCTTATTTAAACAAAACGTACGAGCCGTGTATTCCTAcgaatgtttttgttgttgaaaaaagACGTGATCGTCGTAAACATCATTGaaacacatattcaaacatCATCTAAAACAAGAACTTAACAAGGCAAGAGGTTTTCTTTACATATTTTGCGCAATTTATGTGcttttttatcaccaatgaaAAAGTTTCATGAAATGAAAAAGAAACCTGCAGCTGCATTCAGTTTGTGGAACTAGTGAATAACTCCAGCATAGTTTATTCTCGCCCTGATTATCGCAATGTTTTTGGATCTCGATTTCAACAAATCATTTGAATGGTAATTCAAGGGAACGAACTGTGGCAGTGTGGCAGGAACGAGCGAAACAATGAGATGAATCATactgcgggggcctagtgtggttggtaacgtctccgccaaccacgctcgacgcctgggttcgaatcccaccgccgacataggtgtcgatggttgtggggtggcgtgatccactcacaaccaacccaactggtctagattcaatcctagccgacaccgggagattttctgaggcgaaaaatctctgggatcccgccttccatcgcatgaggaagtaaatccgttggcgccggtccgttaataaacgggtcgtgagttagggacctgggtgtggagtcgcctccctgggcgtcggtaattggccacaacagtggcggaaatagaccgacggaaaataagcgagaataaaaaaaaaatgagatgaATCAGGCCAGGGTAATTTAATTTATAAACTATAAAAAACGCTACTAATATTTGTGTTTTTAAAACAGTTGAAACAGGAGTCATGGCAAgaggtttcagaaccattgaAGAAAACGCTGTTCTTGGATCCAGCATATTTACTAAGCTGCATACGACGGTTAAATAGGTGAAATCCTGAACAAGGTTCTACTGGATTTATCAGGATTCTTTGGTCAACTAGCTTCGAAAATGCAACATGAATAAGCGCAGATCGTACTGAGTCGATCAGCTGTTGCCAGAACAGTTGCTCTGTGGTATATTCTAAATgacttttttgtgtaaaaaccTGTTTGTGAATCTGATAATTAGTTATTGTAGCATACAGCATACATGTAGCATGTAGCATACAGTAATTGATGGATACATTTTCAGattaaattcatttttattgaACTAAAGACATGTGATTTGTgttaataataaacaaaaaaaacgcGAGGGCCAAAATTATCAACATATTATAAAGGTAGGCACATCCGTGCAGCTTTTCTGTTACGCTTTAGCCGTCGGTTAACTTTAACATTTTCAGAATTGATTGTTCTTGTTCGTTTGAGGAATCCTTGTATAAGGGTGTTAAATATTTTGTCTACAAGAAAGTCAAAGCATTTCTTGCAAACAGAAACAGAAGAGTAATGCTTAATGTAATTTTTCAGACGAGTTTTAACACCTGCTTTGTTTTGGTATAGGAATTTAcgaaatttttgtttaaatgtAGCGAAGCACAGCATTCCTATGTTGTACAGTTTGCTATTAGGTATCGTGAGCGAGCATATTGATGTTTGTTTGATTCTGCAGAAATCAAACATCTCGTCGTTCCACAAAGACTCTCCACGTTTCTGTGTTAACTTTTCAATGCACTTGCTGTGATGTAACTTCCTTGAAGCAGCACTTAGTGTATAAATTAATTCAATGAGTTTTTTCATTGTTATCTCCAATTGTGTTGTGTTTAGCGGAGAAAACCTGTAGTTATGAGGTttggttttaaaattttccgAAGTTAAGTCAAGATAAGTTTCACACATCAGTGGTTTTAAATCATCTGGTTCACAGTTTGTTCCATTGGAGTGATTTATGTTAGACTCAATTATCGTATACTTGAACGATGCTCCAAACTGTTGAGCATCAGGAGCATCATTTCCACCACAACGACGACGCACTTCTGAAAACATGTTCTCTAGAAAATCTTGGCATAGATAGTTTGTGAATAATGATTCAGCGCCATAATCATTGTGCAGTTCTTGCCACAAAGACACGATAGAGTTTATGTTACTTATAAAACCTCTGATATAATTCGGATGCCGTTGATGAGTTGTGAGTTGTTTTGAACCTGAAACCGCCTGAAATATTCCACGAAATCAGCTCGATTAAGTCATAAACGGAAAGCATCTTACTTCCGTAATATCCAAGCAAGTGTTACTAGTATAATTACTGTTAGCTAATGTTGTTTTAGCATGCTGTAAAAAATCCCAGTGAATGGATTGATCTTCCATTGCTTGTTTCAATGGCTTCAAGATAAATGCAGTTAGGTGGATCATCGTTTATATGAGAAGATTACTTACTTTCACAGAAGAGTTGTTTTTGCTGTTGAAGGTATCAAACAGCTTGTCGTAAAACTCTATAAACTCAGCGGTATTGATGCATTGAGGTGAAAGTTCACCGATTTGCATGTAATAACGGAGACCATTGGCGACGGATTGGCTTAAGGTTCTCGTAGCTAGCGAAACATTCATTGCAGAGAAAGGTGGAAGCATTACATGCTTATCGTTCAAACGAGGAACTAACCGAGGATTGCACTTAGAATCAATATTGTACAAGGAAACTATATCTTTAAAACAAGCAATTTTGTCTTGGAATATTGCATTATGCTTTTTAAGCATATTTCGTGTGCTCTTGATGAGATGTGGTACGTCCCACATGATGTACACTCTTTGTCTTTCAACGTCAATGTAAGGTGCTTCAGTAGTGGCACCAGCTTTCTTGGCCATTTTGATATTCGTAGAAAATTGGTCCATCACGAGAACCAGAGGAACCAGTCCAATGTCTCTTAAGCTTTGTATTGAagcagtttttatttttagctgTTCATCGGCTCCCAAAGTGTTGTGTTAGGAAATATCCTAGACCCTAGAACATAGGAAAAATGAACGGTGAGCATACTTTGAAAAAGTAACAGAGTCAATACTCCTTATAGAATCGCAGGTTTGGCGATGTAAATTTGTAGTCCTTTTATGCACCACGCTTGTGACATTAAAAGTAAATGAggtaagaaaataaaaatactaacAAATTCACTTCACCTAACCTGAGGCATCTTAGGGGAGAGTTAATTTATATTTTGGAAGAGTGTTGGGAAATTCTATCATAACGTATTTACTTGCTTAAATTTTTTATACAGCCCTCTAACCATGACGACCACAGCTTCTGAAGCGAGCTGCTGTGGATTGTTCTTTTCGACTTTTCGCTCATATCCGGAGTCCGGGAAACCGTAACAAAAATCATTCTTTGCAGAATAACTTAAAGATGATTTAATCTTCATTCCGTCAATTGCTATTACAACTATCCTCTCTAGTCTAGACCAACATTCAACCTCCGATTTCATGCGCTGTAAAATGATCTGATTCAATCCTGGGCGCATTTTCACAGCCTGTGTCCACCGTTTAATTGTGCGTTTCGAAGGCAGACACAACACTTTTGATAGTTGTATCATGCGATATACTCGTGGACCGCACAGATAGGTAGATAGTGCAAATTTTTTTGCGTG
It includes:
- the LOC129724372 gene encoding protein CREG1 isoform X1, which encodes MSTSIPVEKIVYHRLDQPPEQAAVIHLAKMLRVCGILLACLLILTVFGAIESRSPPDSSMVFLPARDGNQLDSNDIEERGGPPPHTEHAKMARYLVHKAEWVSMGSLSTVDAIKGYPMVNIIAAADSARGEKSSGTLYFYLTMLDYTAQDLSKDNRLTILLSMDQDLECSKQGIDPMEPTCARIMISGRAVKVVEGSDEYQFGTNAMFSRHPAAKHWLDTHNFFLCKLDIIQIAVLDYYGGPHYVTVEEYMKADPDSTSLTLSPREDPFAPEVRKHSDDERTITVKINKNSPVRHINLEV
- the LOC129724372 gene encoding protein CREG1 isoform X2: MLRVCGILLACLLILTVFGAIESRSPPDSSMVFLPARDGNQLDSNDIEERGGPPPHTEHAKMARYLVHKAEWVSMGSLSTVDAIKGYPMVNIIAAADSARGEKSSGTLYFYLTMLDYTAQDLSKDNRLTILLSMDQDLECSKQGIDPMEPTCARIMISGRAVKVVEGSDEYQFGTNAMFSRHPAAKHWLDTHNFFLCKLDIIQIAVLDYYGGPHYVTVEEYMKADPDSTSLTLSPREDPFAPEVRKHSDDERTITVKINKNSPVRHINLEV
- the LOC129717317 gene encoding uncharacterized protein LOC129717317 → MAKKAGATTEAPYIDVERQRVYIMWDVPHLIKSTRNMLKKHNAIFQDKIACFKDIVSLYNIDSKCNPRLVPRLNDKHVMLPPFSAMNVSLATRTLSQSVANGLRYYMQIGELSPQCINTAEFIEFYDKLFDTFNSKNNSSVKPLKQAMEDQSIHWDFLQHAKTTLANSNYTSNTCLDITEAVSGSKQLTTHQRHPNYIRGFISNINSIVSLWQELHNDYGAESLFTNYLCQDFLENMFSEVRRRCGGNDAPDAQQFGASFKYTIIESNINHSNGTNCEPDDLKPLMCFLR